One Falco peregrinus isolate bFalPer1 chromosome 6, bFalPer1.pri, whole genome shotgun sequence DNA segment encodes these proteins:
- the WASL gene encoding actin nucleation-promoting factor WASL isoform X3 produces MFCTTFSGAPSEDVTDIDNSGCLRPLYCQVLPKDELYMPLSSSFIELSTPDGEGACFMMGKILLDINMAVLEEYNSIHGSFIPRGLQRSKPDGPNLPMATVDIKNPEITTNRFYTPQVNNISYTKEKKKGKTKKRRLTKADIGTPSNFQHIGHVGWDPNTGFDVNNLDPELKNLFDMCGISEAQLKDKETSKVIYDFIEKTGGVEAVKNELRRQAPPPPPPCRGGPPPPPPPPPHSSGPPPPPARGRGAPPPPPSRAPTAAPPPPPPSRPGASVPPPPPNRMYPPPPPVHSSSAPSGPPPPPPPPASGSSVPPPPPPPPPPPGPPPPPGLPSEVDHQLPVPVGNKAALLDQIREGAQLKKVEQNSRPVSCSGRDALLDQIRQGIQLKSVSDGQESAPPTPAPTSGIVGALMEVMQKRSKAIHSSDEDEDEDDEEDFEDDDEWDD; encoded by the exons atgttctgTACTACGTTTTCTGGAGCCCCTTCTGAAGATGTCACAGATATTGATAACAGTGGATGCTTAAGGCCACTGTACTGTCAGGTACTTCCTAAGGATGAGCTCTATATGCCTCTCTCATCTTCATTTATTGAGCTGTCTACACCTGATGGGGAAGGTGCTTGTTTTATGATGGGAAAAATTTTACTGGATATAAATATGGCAGTTCTAGAAGAATACAATTCTATCCATGGTTCTTTCATCCCTCGTGGACTTCAAAGGTCTAAACCTGATG GCCCAAATCTACCAATGGCAACTGTTGATAtcaaaaacccagaaattacAACTAACAGATTTTATACTCCACAAGTTAACAATATTTCATAtaccaaagaaaagaagaaaggaaaaactaaaaagaGAAGATTGACAAAGGCAGATATTGGAACACCATCTAATTTCCA aCACATTGGACATGTTGGTTGGGATCCAAACACAGGTTTCGAT GTGAACAACTTAGACCCAGAACTGAAAAACCTGTTTGATATGTGTGGAATTTCAGAGGCTCAACTAAAAGACAAAGAAACTTCAAAGGTCATATATGATTTCATTGAAAAAACAGGAGGTGTGGAAGCTGTTAAAAATGAACTGCGCAGACAAG ctccaccgccaccaccaccgTGCAGAGGAGGACCCCCTCCACCtccaccaccccctccccatAGCTCAggccctcctcctccccctgctaGGGGCCGAGGGGCAccacctccacctccttctagagctcccacagcagcacctccacccccacccccatctaGACCTGGTGCATCAGTGCCCCCACCTCCTCCAAACAGGATGtatcctcctccaccaccagtGCATTCATCATCTGCACCTTCCGGCCCTCCTCCTCCGCCACCACCACCGGCAAGTGGGTCGTCTGTTCCtccaccccctcctcctcctccaccccctcctggtcctcctccaccaccaggCCTTCCTTCAGAGGTTGATCACCAGCTTCCAGTTCCTGtaggaaacaaagcagcactCTTGGATCAAATCAGAGAAGGAGCTCAGTTAAAGAAGGTCGAACAGAACAGTCGACCGGTATCCTGCTCAGGAAGAGATGCACTGTTAGACCAGATACGACAGGGTATACAGCTGAAATCC GTATCTGATGGTCAAGAGAGTGCACCACCTACACCTGCGCCCACCTCAGGAATTGTGGGTGCATTAATGGAAGTTATGCAGAAAAGGAGCAAAGCCATTCATTCTTCAG atgaagatgaggatgaagatgatgaagaagACTTTGAGGATGATGACGAATGGGATGATTGA